A segment of the Streptococcus chenjunshii genome:
CGCCGAGTCTAAAAACAGTTTAATATAGAGTCCTAAAACATCAGCTTTAGGGCGGAGAACCGTAATATTAGCAGTTGCAATAACGGGGCGCTTTTGTTCAGCAAAAACAGCTGTTTTCTTAAGCGTTCCTTTAGTAGCTACCAGCACATCACCATCTTTTAGTAAATAGCGGGAAAGAGACTGCGGATCAGCCGTAAGCGCCTTTAAAGCAGAATAGTTAAGACCGGTTTCTTCTATATCACGCAGATTAATAACAGCGATATTGCCGTCACTTTCAGAAGCTGAAACAGCTTTGCCTTTAAAACATTCTGCTGCTTCTTTCAAACTGATTTTGCTGATTGCTTTTTTTCTGTATGTTTCAAGAACTTCCTGCATAAGCTCTCCTTTCCTTATTTAGTATTATAATACTAAATAAGGAAAAATACAATCTGTCTGTTTACCGTTTTAGCTGCCAGTCCTTTATTATTAAGAAAAGACTCAGAACAGACATGTACTTGCTAAATTTTATCTCTTTTAAAAGAACTGTGATGCAGATGCTGGAAAGTAGAATGGTCACACTCAACAGCGGATTCAACGATATTGTAAGCATGAAAAATGTGATGAACTTGATCTTTAATCAGCTGCTCATTGCCGTCTGCTGCAACCAGCAAATGCACCATAGCAATATTTCGTCGACCGTCTAAGGACCAGACATTCAGCTGGTTGATAGCCATCACAGAATCTATACTGAGAATCTCATTTTCAATTTGTCTAATATCGAAATTTGCCGGAGAACGTTCCAAAAAGACCGAGATATTTCTGATAAATTTTGGCAAAGCCTGACTTAAAATAAAAACAGCAATCATAATAGACAGCAGAGGATCAAGAAAATACCAGTCCGTAAAGCGTAAGATAACAGAAACGACAATAACGGCAAGCCAGCCTAAGATATCTTCCAAAAAATGCAGGCTCAAAACTGACTCATGCTCAGAAGCCTCACTGTTTAATACACGACTAGCGATAACATTCACAATGATAGCAATAATCCCAAGGATAAACATTCCTCGATAATTGACAGGTTCAGGATTAAAAACCTTTTGGACGTTTTCTATAAGTACAAAAACAGAACCTAAAATCAAAATAACAGCCGTCATTAGGGCCCCCAGAAGGCTGAAGCGCAAATATCCCAATGTGTATTTATAATCGCTTCTGCGTTTGGACAGCCGTTCAAAATAATAAGAGGTGCCAATTGCCATCGCATCGCCAAAATCGTGAACTGCATCAGCTAAAATTGCGCTGGAATTAAAAATTCTGCCAAAAATCATTTCAATAACAGCAAAGAAAAAATTCGCTAAAAAAGCGATAAATATCCTGCTGCTGGACTGACCGCGAAAATGATAGCGGTGATGATGTTCGTCCATAACCACTCCTTTCCTCAAGATACAAAGGCCGTTAAAAGAGCAACGCAAAAATGACGGTAAGTCCGAAATCTGTGATTTCGTTGACGCACCTCTGCCCAAGGCGGCTAGAGAGGTGCGGCGCTGAAACATTTTTATCAATGAAATCCAACAAAAATCCTCTTAAAACCAGTCAGTCCAAAGACTAGTTTCACAGAACTTAAACAAGAGACCATTCTGCAGTGCAGATTATTGATGCTCTTTACTGTCCTGATAAAGCTCAAACAGCTTTGAAATACGCCGGCAGACAGAGGCGCTGTCTGCTGTTACTTGCTCATCAGCATATCGTTTAAGGGAAGGAAAATTTCCGACTTGAACGCTGTAAAGCGAATCCTTAAATAAAGCAATATCATTTTTATCATTGCCAAAAGCAATGAAATCTGAACCAACATGTCTCATAACCGTCGTCGCTTTGTTGGTAGCATAGGGATTGAGGTAGAGACATTTTTCGTGATCATGATAGTCAACATCAATCTGTTTCAGAGCCTCCAACTCCCGGCAGAGGGGTTGAGCTAATTCTTCATGGTCCCCTAGGTAAATAACCATCTTAATAGGAATTTTCAGCTGATCTATTTCCAGACGGTTAGCCAAATGCAAGGGATCAACGCTGCTAATAAAAGGCATTTTCTCCCCTTTAAAATAGACATAATCAAAGTCATCATCTACAAAATAAGGCAGACGGTAATAATGACACCAAGTCAGAGCACTCTGATAGGCCTGTCGAGTTAAATGCTGCTTAAAGATTAACTGTCCATTGTCATAAACAAGACCGCCATTAAGGCCGACCACACGCTTGTAAGCTAACTCTCCTGTCAGTAAAGCAATACAGTCGCGGTAAGCACGCGCCGAAGCAAAGGTCACTTCATGTCCAAAGTCCTGTGCTTTTTTAAAATACTCTTGATTTCTGGAGCAATAGTCATACGGTCAAAACACAGAGTACCATCTAAATCAAATACAAATTTCATATAGCAATTCATCCAAAAATACAGCTTATTTTTGACCGGAGTCTGGAACATAAGCCAGAGCACGGACAGGTGAACCGGTCGCTTCTTTCCAGTGAGGATAGGCAATCGAAATAATACTGCCTGTTGCCGGCACTTGATCAAGATGGGCTAATACTTCCAGCTGAAAAATACCTTCCTCCAATAAATGATATTCCTGCCGCAAAACACCGCCGGCCTCTGCAGCGGCTTTGCCGCTGTCCGTATCAAGCGTCTCATGTCCTAATGCTTTGATATGACGTTCATGAATCAAAAAATCAATTGCCTCACGCGACCATCCCGGAGACTGCTGGGCTCCCTTACCGTCAAGATTAGTCATCAGTTTCTGTGATGGCCAGCGTTTTGACCAGTCACTGCGGAAAGCGACAAAACTTCCCTCAGCGATTTTACCGTGCTCTGCTTCAAAATCAAGCACATCCTGCCTGCTTAACTCATAGTTAGGGTTAAGTGCTACTTCGGCGGATTTATCGATAACATACAGAGGCAAAAGAAGATCTTCTAGAGGAATTTGCTCCAGCAACTTTCCTCCCTCTACAAAATGAATCGGAGCATCAATATGTGTCCCGTACTGTCCGACAACAGAAAACTGCTGCACATAAAACCCATCTTCCAGAGTAAAAATGTCCTTTTTGGAAAGAGCTGGCAAGGGAGGAAAATGGGGACTGTTCTCGTCAATTTGGTGAGTCAAATCCACTACTTTTGCCGCTTTGAACGCTGCAAGAGCTTCTTGTAAGGTTGTCATACTGCCTTCTCCTTTATTCTTAAAAGAATTGTCTTATCAAAGAGCCGCCCTATCTTTAAATCTTTTCTAAAGCTAAGCGGAGGTCTTCAATAAGGTCATCAGCATTTTCTAAACCAACAGAAAGACGGATTTGCTCCGGTTCAATACCGCAGGCCCGCTGATCTTCTTCAGTCATTTGACCGTGTGTCGTCGTTGCTGGATGAACAACTAAAGATTTGGCATCGGCTACATTAGCCAAGTCTGAAAAAATTTCTAAACTGTCGATCACTTTT
Coding sequences within it:
- a CDS encoding restriction endonuclease subunit S, translated to MQEVLETYRKKAISKISLKEAAECFKGKAVSASESDGNIAVINLRDIEETGLNYSALKALTADPQSLSRYLLKDGDVLVATKGTLKKTAVFAEQKRPVIATANITVLRPKADVLGLYIKLFLDSAIGQALLDEADTGKQVINISREKLLGIEIPHIPLVKQLYLIRRYEQGLQAYKRKISRAAQEWQYLRTNLEKNLF
- a CDS encoding cation diffusion facilitator family transporter, translated to MDEHHHRYHFRGQSSSRIFIAFLANFFFAVIEMIFGRIFNSSAILADAVHDFGDAMAIGTSYYFERLSKRRSDYKYTLGYLRFSLLGALMTAVILILGSVFVLIENVQKVFNPEPVNYRGMFILGIIAIIVNVIASRVLNSEASEHESVLSLHFLEDILGWLAVIVVSVILRFTDWYFLDPLLSIMIAVFILSQALPKFIRNISVFLERSPANFDIRQIENEILSIDSVMAINQLNVWSLDGRRNIAMVHLLVAADGNEQLIKDQVHHIFHAYNIVESAVECDHSTFQHLHHSSFKRDKI
- a CDS encoding cyclase family protein, producing MTTLQEALAAFKAAKVVDLTHQIDENSPHFPPLPALSKKDIFTLEDGFYVQQFSVVGQYGTHIDAPIHFVEGGKLLEQIPLEDLLLPLYVIDKSAEVALNPNYELSRQDVLDFEAEHGKIAEGSFVAFRSDWSKRWPSQKLMTNLDGKGAQQSPGWSREAIDFLIHERHIKALGHETLDTDSGKAAAEAGGVLRQEYHLLEEGIFQLEVLAHLDQVPATGSIISIAYPHWKEATGSPVRALAYVPDSGQK